One window of Staphylococcus chromogenes genomic DNA carries:
- a CDS encoding PLP-dependent aminotransferase family protein, producing the protein MEMLMFDIDKKHAQPIYQQLYDNIKNSIIKGVLREGEKLPSKRQLSQYLSVSQTTIEHAYLQLIDEGFIVSKPKFGYFVSDIESLPFITRTPITPLDNQNTTLDVPEFHYRFQLGAIDEAHFPFDVFRKFAKESFEEPQFHLIDTGHKQGDFALRKEISQYLFHSRGVHATPEQVIVASSTDQILSIITDLLSSTSHYLLEDPLYPQVHELLKRKHINYSFLKVHADGIHIEPHQGAQDVVYITPSHQFPTGIIMKLKQRIALLKWAQAKPERYIIEDDYDSEFRYEGKPIPALQSLDPSGSVIYVSTFSKSIAPSIRIAYAVLPVALQKQYQQKQNIEGGSVPRHTQYMVSQFMASHHFERHLNRMRKIYRQKRDLLISKLEKHPEHLSISGELTGMHFVISIKNGWSEEKCLKQFHQHSIELKPLSSYCYHSKPQTPQFVLGFGGIPLSEVETHATQLLKSLEIEETSN; encoded by the coding sequence ATGGAAATGTTAATGTTCGATATTGATAAAAAGCATGCGCAACCCATTTATCAACAACTTTACGATAATATTAAAAACAGTATCATTAAAGGCGTTCTACGTGAAGGAGAAAAACTCCCATCAAAACGTCAACTCAGTCAATATTTGTCAGTCAGTCAAACCACCATTGAACATGCTTATTTACAGTTGATTGATGAAGGGTTTATCGTGAGTAAACCAAAATTTGGCTATTTCGTGAGCGATATTGAATCCCTACCATTTATAACGAGAACTCCGATAACGCCATTAGACAATCAGAATACAACTCTAGACGTTCCCGAATTTCACTATCGTTTTCAACTCGGTGCCATTGATGAAGCGCATTTTCCATTTGATGTCTTTCGAAAATTTGCGAAAGAATCTTTTGAAGAACCCCAATTTCATCTCATTGACACCGGCCACAAGCAGGGAGATTTCGCATTACGCAAAGAAATCAGTCAATATTTATTTCATAGCCGGGGCGTTCATGCGACCCCTGAACAAGTCATAGTGGCTTCTTCTACGGATCAAATTTTATCGATTATCACCGATTTGCTATCTTCCACAAGTCATTATCTTTTAGAAGACCCTTTATATCCACAAGTCCATGAGCTACTAAAAAGAAAGCATATCAACTATTCGTTTTTAAAAGTGCACGCAGACGGCATACATATTGAACCTCATCAAGGTGCGCAAGATGTGGTCTATATTACACCGAGTCATCAGTTCCCGACAGGCATCATTATGAAATTAAAACAGCGTATTGCGTTGCTCAAATGGGCTCAAGCCAAACCTGAACGCTATATTATAGAAGACGATTACGATTCTGAATTTCGTTATGAAGGAAAACCTATTCCAGCGCTACAAAGTTTAGATCCCTCTGGAAGTGTGATTTATGTTAGTACCTTTTCTAAATCAATCGCCCCTTCCATACGTATCGCTTATGCCGTTTTGCCTGTTGCCTTACAAAAACAATACCAACAAAAACAAAACATTGAAGGGGGCAGTGTTCCAAGACATACACAATATATGGTCAGTCAATTTATGGCGAGTCATCATTTTGAACGTCACTTGAATCGCATGCGTAAAATTTATAGGCAAAAGCGAGATCTTTTAATTTCAAAATTAGAAAAGCACCCTGAACACCTCTCAATATCAGGTGAATTAACAGGGATGCATTTTGTGATTTCCATAAAAAATGGTTGGTCTGAAGAAAAATGTCTGAAACAATTTCATCAACATAGTATTGAGTTAAAACCCTTGTCCTCCTATTGCTATCATTCAAAACCTCAAACGCCGCAATTTGTATTAGGTTTTGGAGGTATTCCATTAAGTGAAGTCGAGACGCATGCCACACAATTATTGAAGAGTCTAGAAATAGAAGAAACTTCTAATTAA
- a CDS encoding FUSC family protein: protein MKLKAYVKQLAYIDKKKIDVRKGVRQGIVMFIPLLYGLLFNDFPSALLMSIGTLAHIYAFDWTFTSRIRIVSLTSLSFVIAMMLGTLTTGNPIVFAIFLLMFSVIPYYIFTTLNVPGPSSTFFIIAYSLSIVMPQHPEDFLYRGAMVGVGGLLSLLIIVVDHLIKRDSQEANAIKSEYQLLQKLVHHFNDQAQFNDLTKVAVKTLITTSETLNTTGSSLQKRSVDYQRAVLLHQWAEGVYSELLELNAKGIRPMPPVIKNMIDHVTDTIVNPTSTREVWKEQIDIDDKFEELVNLIFKIDETLSSTDVRVKENIVVRSPQYSHRLLNHLTPESAAFVATMKYALIMGISILVALVFDLERAYWVPLSAHTVLLGGTNIASLQRAVARWLGTTVGVILTAGFLSLDPHIGIIIIVLALSGAITEALVGANYALAMVTITSQVLLLSGLAQGVFTPMIAIPRLLDTTVGIIIAVIGVMIIGRNIASKHLPEIMAEVARVEAQIFHYVFSNQQYPKTYKGYNPLKDKLRMKLKVENMEMMYNRAYGEISSNHKRTQYYYPAIFLLQQIHFKLTQILYDDRGVYLDNRALGDYLVVFENIAKLFECGKHHNELIDLPELKHYVQLRQFLMQLQEIELYDYQNERNPNLLKD, encoded by the coding sequence ATGAAATTGAAAGCATACGTTAAGCAACTCGCTTATATTGATAAGAAAAAAATAGATGTTCGAAAAGGCGTGCGCCAAGGGATTGTCATGTTTATTCCTTTACTGTATGGATTGTTGTTTAATGATTTTCCTTCAGCTCTACTGATGTCTATTGGCACATTGGCTCACATATATGCATTTGATTGGACGTTTACATCGCGTATACGGATTGTTTCATTGACTTCCCTCAGCTTTGTCATTGCGATGATGTTAGGAACGTTAACCACAGGAAATCCAATTGTATTTGCGATTTTTTTACTCATGTTTTCGGTCATTCCTTATTATATTTTTACGACCTTAAATGTCCCGGGTCCTTCGTCTACCTTTTTTATCATTGCTTACAGTCTTTCTATTGTGATGCCACAACACCCTGAAGACTTTTTATATCGTGGTGCAATGGTCGGTGTCGGTGGCTTGCTATCACTGCTCATTATTGTAGTAGATCATTTAATTAAGCGTGATTCTCAAGAAGCGAACGCAATTAAAAGTGAGTACCAACTCTTACAAAAATTGGTACATCATTTTAATGATCAAGCCCAATTCAATGATTTGACTAAAGTAGCTGTTAAGACATTGATTACCACATCTGAAACGTTAAATACAACAGGTTCCTCCCTACAAAAACGCTCTGTAGACTATCAAAGAGCTGTATTACTTCATCAATGGGCAGAAGGGGTGTATTCTGAACTACTTGAATTGAACGCAAAAGGGATTCGACCGATGCCACCAGTCATTAAAAATATGATTGATCATGTGACCGATACCATTGTCAATCCAACATCCACACGGGAAGTTTGGAAAGAACAAATTGACATTGATGATAAATTTGAAGAGTTAGTGAATTTGATATTTAAAATCGATGAAACTCTTTCTTCTACAGACGTGAGAGTTAAAGAAAATATCGTGGTGCGTTCTCCACAATATAGTCACCGCTTATTAAACCACCTGACTCCAGAATCAGCAGCTTTTGTAGCGACGATGAAATATGCATTAATCATGGGAATCTCAATTTTAGTTGCGCTTGTTTTTGATTTAGAGCGCGCTTATTGGGTGCCTTTAAGTGCCCATACCGTCTTGCTTGGTGGCACAAATATCGCAAGCTTACAACGCGCTGTCGCACGGTGGTTAGGCACAACAGTAGGTGTTATTTTAACAGCCGGCTTTTTAAGCTTAGATCCGCATATTGGTATTATTATTATTGTTCTTGCATTAAGCGGTGCAATCACTGAAGCGTTAGTAGGTGCGAATTATGCGCTTGCGATGGTGACGATTACTTCACAAGTCTTATTGCTCAGTGGATTGGCACAAGGTGTGTTTACTCCGATGATTGCCATCCCGCGCTTGTTAGATACAACGGTGGGGATTATTATTGCGGTGATAGGCGTTATGATTATTGGACGGAATATCGCTTCTAAGCACTTACCAGAAATCATGGCGGAGGTTGCACGTGTAGAAGCGCAAATTTTTCATTATGTATTCTCAAATCAACAATATCCTAAAACTTATAAGGGATATAATCCACTTAAAGATAAATTGCGTATGAAACTAAAAGTAGAAAATATGGAAATGATGTATAACCGTGCGTACGGGGAAATTTCTTCTAACCATAAGCGGACACAGTATTATTATCCTGCAATTTTCTTACTGCAACAAATTCATTTTAAGTTGACGCAAATTTTATATGATGATCGTGGTGTCTATTTAGATAATCGTGCCTTAGGTGATTATTTGGTCGTCTTTGAAAATATCGCTAAATTATTTGAGTGTGGCAAACATCACAATGAGTTGATTGATTTACCTGAACTCAAACATTATGTCCAATTACGCCAGTTTTTAATGCAACTTCAAGAAATCGAGTTATATGATTATCAAAATGAACGTAATCCAAACTTACTCAAAGATTAG